In Helicobacter ibis, a genomic segment contains:
- a CDS encoding rhodanese-like domain-containing protein, whose product MQYYGRNNKSLAKAIFKEDLQDIIDNKEWEIVDIRMPDDFRRGHINGAKNITTQEELQSILDSGKNILLNCYSGHTVSVIGSDLVNSGYTNIYFLDEHIEDCI is encoded by the coding sequence ATGCAATACTATGGAAGAAATAACAAAAGTCTAGCAAAAGCAATATTTAAAGAAGATTTACAAGATATTATAGACAATAAAGAATGGGAAATAGTTGATATTAGAATGCCAGATGATTTTAGAAGAGGTCATATAAATGGTGCAAAAAATATAACAACACAAGAGGAACTACAAAGTATCTTAGATAGTGGAAAAAATATACTTCTAAACTGCTACTCTGGGCATACCGTATCAGTAATTGGTAGCGATTTAGTTAATTCTGGATATACAAATATATATTTCTTAGATGAGCATATAGAAGACTGCATATGA